Proteins encoded within one genomic window of Methanosarcina barkeri str. Wiesmoor:
- a CDS encoding secondary thiamine-phosphate synthase enzyme YjbQ, with product MPVETREISVTGKEDCGIVDITEIISEEVRKSKIRNGTVTIFCIGSTGAITTMEFEPNLSKDVSETLDQLIPLDRDYHHHKTWGDYNGGSHLRAMLIGPSLTVPFVEKNLTLGTWQQIVYINFDRIEKVRRIVLQILGEF from the coding sequence ATGCCTGTGGAAACAAGAGAAATCTCAGTAACTGGAAAAGAAGACTGCGGAATTGTTGATATTACTGAGATAATCTCAGAAGAGGTAAGAAAATCAAAAATAAGAAACGGAACGGTTACGATCTTTTGTATTGGGTCAACCGGAGCAATAACTACGATGGAATTTGAGCCTAATCTCTCAAAAGATGTCTCTGAAACGCTTGATCAGCTAATCCCTCTTGATAGGGACTATCACCATCACAAAACCTGGGGAGATTATAACGGAGGCTCGCATTTAAGAGCTATGCTCATCGGCCCGAGCCTTACAGTGCCTTTTGTTGAAAAAAACCTTACTCTTGGAACCTGGCAACAGATTGTATACATTAACTTTGACAGGATTGAAAAGGTAAGAAGAATCGTACTGCAGATTCTCGGGGAATTTTAA
- a CDS encoding DUF362 domain-containing protein translates to MASKVYFADLRARNPEESTISKIQKLFDEADFAELLGEGDLTAIKIHFGEYGSDGYINPVFVRQVVEKIRASGAKPFITDTNTLYSGSRHNSVDHLTTAIEHGFDYSVVRAPLIISDGLKSQNVADVEIGKKHFKSVKIGSDIAAADSMIVMSHFKGHIMAGFGGAIKNLAMGCAPASGKKEQHFPTSPHVVEEKCIGCQKCIKICPVGAPYLLGEVSMIDPNICISCGQCMEVCPVGAITIDWEHDIPNFLECLTEYAYGAVKGKEEKVGYINFLLKITPDCDCVPWSDAPIVPDIGILASKDPVALDQASYDLVNRQKGLVNSSLQCNHEAGADKFRGAWPMIDGTHQLKYGEEIGFGKREYELVEI, encoded by the coding sequence ATGGCAAGTAAAGTTTATTTTGCAGATCTCAGGGCGAGAAATCCAGAGGAGAGTACGATCAGCAAGATCCAGAAGCTTTTTGACGAAGCAGATTTTGCTGAACTCCTTGGAGAAGGTGATCTGACTGCAATTAAGATTCATTTTGGAGAGTACGGAAGTGACGGATATATAAATCCTGTTTTTGTGCGGCAGGTCGTAGAAAAAATCCGGGCATCTGGAGCAAAACCGTTTATTACGGACACGAATACGCTTTATTCAGGCAGCCGGCACAATTCGGTTGACCACCTGACGACTGCGATTGAACATGGTTTTGATTATTCCGTTGTCAGAGCCCCGCTTATCATATCAGACGGTTTGAAGAGCCAGAACGTTGCAGATGTTGAGATCGGAAAGAAACATTTTAAATCCGTAAAAATAGGGTCGGATATTGCTGCCGCCGATTCCATGATTGTGATGTCCCATTTTAAAGGGCACATTATGGCGGGCTTCGGAGGAGCTATCAAGAACCTTGCTATGGGCTGTGCTCCGGCATCCGGCAAGAAGGAACAGCATTTCCCGACAAGCCCGCATGTGGTTGAAGAAAAGTGCATAGGCTGCCAGAAATGTATTAAAATCTGTCCTGTAGGAGCCCCTTATCTTCTGGGAGAAGTCTCAATGATTGATCCTAATATCTGTATAAGCTGCGGACAGTGCATGGAAGTTTGCCCTGTGGGAGCTATAACTATAGATTGGGAACATGATATTCCAAACTTTCTGGAATGTCTTACTGAGTACGCTTATGGGGCAGTAAAAGGAAAGGAAGAGAAAGTAGGTTACATAAATTTCCTGCTTAAAATTACACCTGACTGCGACTGTGTACCCTGGAGTGATGCTCCTATCGTACCGGATATAGGAATTCTTGCCTCAAAAGACCCTGTTGCTCTTGACCAGGCAAGCTACGACCTCGTAAATAGGCAAAAAGGGCTCGTCAACTCCTCCCTTCAGTGCAACCACGAAGCTGGAGCCGATAAGTTCAGGGGAGCATGGCCAATGATCGATGGAACCCACCAGCTCAAGTACGGAGAAGAAATCGGGTTTGGAAAACGTGAGTATGAACTTGTTGAGATTTGA